The Polymorphobacter megasporae genome window below encodes:
- a CDS encoding kinase, with translation MTAADLVETVVRGALDDVTRRPLVIGVCGAQGSGKSTVATAVVARLSLSGLRAATLSLDDLYLTRADRLHLAATVHPLLATRGVPGTHDTALGLALLAALDLGAAVRLPRFDKASDDRAPEGDWTPIAPALDVLIFEGWCVGAMPQPAADLGAPVNPLERDDDPDGRWRAYVNASLAGPGYRALFARIDRLILLASPGFEVVRDWRVEQERRGAAVMTDAEVARFVAHYERLTRHILAEMPDRADVVIRLAPDRSVTFAERGSTS, from the coding sequence TTGACCGCCGCCGACCTTGTCGAGACGGTCGTTCGCGGAGCGCTGGACGATGTCACCCGCCGCCCCTTGGTGATCGGCGTCTGCGGCGCGCAGGGGAGCGGCAAGTCGACCGTGGCGACAGCGGTGGTCGCGCGGCTATCCCTAAGCGGGCTCCGGGCGGCGACGCTGTCGCTCGACGACTTGTACCTGACTCGCGCCGATCGCTTGCACCTAGCCGCGACGGTCCATCCGCTTCTTGCGACGCGGGGCGTGCCAGGAACCCATGATACCGCACTCGGACTGGCGTTGCTTGCCGCGCTCGACTTGGGCGCGGCAGTCCGCTTGCCGCGCTTCGACAAGGCGAGCGATGACCGCGCACCCGAGGGTGACTGGACGCCGATCGCTCCCGCGCTCGACGTCCTGATCTTCGAGGGTTGGTGTGTCGGCGCGATGCCGCAACCTGCCGCCGACCTCGGCGCGCCGGTCAACCCGCTCGAACGTGACGACGACCCAGACGGTCGCTGGCGGGCGTACGTCAACGCCTCGCTTGCGGGCCCCGGCTACCGCGCGTTATTTGCCCGGATCGACCGGCTGATCCTGCTTGCTTCGCCGGGGTTCGAGGTCGTCCGCGATTGGCGCGTCGAGCAGGAACGTCGTGGAGCAGCGGTCATGACCGATGCCGAAGTCGCGCGCTTCGTCGCGCACTACGAGCGGCTGACGCGGCACATTCTCGCCGAGATGCCCGACCGCGCCGACGTCGTCATCCGCCTCGCGCCCGACCGCTCGGTCACCTTCGCCGAGCGCGGTTCGACAAGTTGA
- a CDS encoding response regulator, with protein sequence MSAATILVVDDEAAIRRLVRGTLARAGYDVVEADTARAALNAMTIDKPDLVLLDLGLPDRDGLELIPLIKGKAALIVVSARDQTGEKVAALDLGADDFVTKPFDSDELLARIRTGLRHRLASEAEAEVVTVGPITIDLALRRVRRGEEEVRLTPKEYIFLAELAKHPGRVLTHRQLLRAGWGPAHDDDVEYLRVVVRSLRQKLGPEGMTLIRSELGVGYRLGG encoded by the coding sequence ATGAGCGCGGCGACGATCCTCGTCGTCGACGACGAAGCCGCGATCCGGCGGCTGGTGCGCGGTACGCTGGCCCGCGCCGGGTACGACGTCGTCGAGGCCGATACCGCGCGCGCGGCGCTCAACGCGATGACGATCGACAAGCCCGACCTCGTCCTGCTCGACCTCGGCCTGCCCGACCGCGACGGGCTCGAACTCATTCCGCTGATCAAGGGCAAGGCGGCGCTGATCGTCGTCTCGGCGCGCGACCAGACCGGCGAGAAGGTCGCCGCGCTCGACCTCGGCGCCGACGATTTCGTCACTAAGCCGTTCGATAGCGACGAACTCCTCGCGCGCATCCGCACCGGCCTGCGCCACCGGCTGGCGAGCGAGGCCGAGGCCGAGGTCGTCACCGTTGGACCGATCACGATCGACCTCGCGCTCCGCCGGGTCCGCCGCGGCGAGGAGGAGGTGCGGCTGACGCCGAAGGAATATATCTTCCTCGCCGAACTCGCCAAGCATCCCGGGCGCGTTCTGACCCACCGCCAACTGCTCCGCGCCGGCTGGGGGCCGGCGCACGACGACGACGTCGAATACCTCCGCGTCGTCGTCCGCAGCCTGCGGCAGAAGCTGGGACCTGAGGGGATGACGCTGATCCGCAGCGAGCTTGGCGTCGGCTACCGGTTGGGCGGTTGA
- a CDS encoding sensor histidine kinase: MTARDPDRPAPEAFLRAAAQEGRGRLKVFLGAAPGVGKTYEMLTDAAARVREGVDVVIGVVETHGRAETEALTRPFEIMPRRHTEGSVRALDEMDIDAILARRPRLVLVDELAHTNAPGSRHPKRYQDVDELLAAGIDVFSTVNVQHIESLNDVVASFTRVRVRETVPDRMLDDADIEVVDIPPDELIERLKAGKVYVPDEAARALGHFFSRTNLQALRELALRRAAQAVDAEMLGDLRARALAGTFAAGERVLVAVDAAASAAELVRAAKRLADALRAPWTALHVETERTRRLDAAGQSRLAATLALAVQLGGGTATIPAANVVDGLCDFAAEARITQIVVGKSLRSWWFERRYGSVVDALVRGIDGVAVHVLPTGKGAAQATAPRRTITRPMDYLLTLLMVAGVTGIAEIVTGPKTVNSVDMMYLVPVLTAATIWGLRAGVFAGVLSALAYNFFFLPPLYTFTIADPANLVTVLVLLVVAVIVSQLAARTRVQADLAASGARANAALAGFSRQLTGVTTVPELAQSICAEIARLFDVRAVMMLPKRGDLILIAAVPPGDELGAVELAAARWVADKGRPAGRGSDTLTAADWLFHPLNTGRGTIAVIGMARDDGRDPLRPDSLALLTSVLDQSALALDRIQLEAEMADVAQLRERDRLRATLLASVSHDLRTPLTSIVAAANELRATAATTSNTPLFDTLDAETQRLRRFVANLLDMARIEAGALNLNIQPTDLTDAVAGAVHDVRRALADHPIALAVPPDLPLVRIDPQLFHHCLINLLDNAGKYADPGTTVTIAATRRYDGIELTVTDEGPGLPPGSEARIFDTFLRVEGSDRTKDGTGLGLAIVKGFAEAMGLTVAAGTRSDPRGARFAVQFPEALLVRAPAVATEAAE, encoded by the coding sequence GTGACCGCCCGCGATCCCGACCGCCCGGCTCCCGAGGCCTTCCTGCGCGCCGCCGCGCAGGAAGGCCGCGGCCGTTTGAAGGTCTTCCTCGGCGCAGCCCCCGGCGTCGGCAAAACCTATGAGATGCTGACTGATGCCGCGGCGCGGGTCCGCGAAGGGGTCGACGTCGTCATCGGCGTCGTCGAGACCCACGGCCGTGCCGAGACCGAGGCGCTGACCCGGCCGTTCGAGATCATGCCGCGCCGCCATACCGAAGGCTCGGTCCGCGCGCTCGACGAGATGGACATCGACGCGATCCTCGCGCGCCGCCCGCGCCTCGTGCTGGTCGACGAACTCGCGCACACCAACGCCCCGGGGTCGCGCCACCCCAAGCGCTACCAGGACGTCGACGAACTCCTCGCCGCCGGGATCGACGTCTTCTCGACGGTCAACGTCCAGCACATCGAGAGCCTAAACGACGTCGTCGCTTCGTTCACCCGGGTCCGGGTGCGCGAGACGGTGCCCGACCGGATGCTCGACGACGCCGATATCGAGGTCGTCGATATTCCCCCCGACGAGCTGATCGAGCGATTGAAGGCGGGCAAGGTCTATGTCCCCGACGAAGCCGCACGCGCGCTCGGGCATTTCTTTTCGCGGACCAATCTCCAGGCGTTGCGTGAGCTGGCGCTGCGGCGTGCGGCGCAGGCGGTCGATGCCGAGATGCTCGGCGACCTGCGCGCGCGGGCGCTCGCGGGGACCTTCGCGGCGGGCGAGCGCGTTCTCGTCGCGGTCGACGCCGCCGCCAGCGCCGCCGAACTCGTCCGCGCCGCCAAACGCTTGGCCGATGCCCTGCGCGCGCCATGGACCGCTCTCCACGTCGAGACCGAGCGGACCCGCCGCCTCGATGCTGCCGGGCAGTCGCGGCTGGCGGCGACGCTGGCGCTCGCGGTCCAGCTCGGCGGCGGGACCGCGACAATCCCCGCGGCGAACGTCGTCGACGGGCTGTGCGACTTTGCTGCCGAGGCGCGGATCACGCAGATCGTCGTCGGCAAATCGCTCCGATCGTGGTGGTTCGAGCGACGCTACGGCTCGGTCGTCGACGCGCTGGTCCGCGGCATCGACGGCGTCGCGGTCCACGTCCTGCCGACCGGCAAGGGCGCCGCACAAGCCACCGCACCGCGGCGAACGATCACCCGCCCGATGGACTATCTATTGACGCTCCTGATGGTCGCGGGCGTCACCGGCATCGCCGAGATCGTCACTGGGCCGAAGACGGTCAACAGCGTCGACATGATGTACCTCGTCCCGGTGCTGACCGCCGCGACGATCTGGGGGCTACGCGCCGGGGTCTTCGCCGGGGTGCTGTCGGCGCTGGCGTACAACTTCTTCTTTCTTCCGCCGCTCTACACCTTCACGATCGCCGATCCGGCGAACCTCGTCACCGTCCTCGTCCTGCTGGTCGTCGCGGTGATCGTCAGCCAGCTTGCAGCGCGGACGCGGGTCCAGGCCGATCTTGCCGCGTCGGGCGCGCGCGCCAATGCCGCGCTCGCGGGCTTCTCGCGGCAGTTGACCGGGGTGACGACGGTGCCCGAACTGGCGCAGTCGATCTGCGCCGAGATCGCGCGGTTGTTCGACGTCCGCGCGGTGATGATGCTGCCCAAGCGCGGTGACCTGATTCTCATCGCGGCGGTGCCCCCCGGCGACGAGCTCGGCGCGGTCGAGCTCGCGGCGGCGCGCTGGGTCGCCGACAAGGGGCGTCCGGCGGGGCGCGGGTCGGACACGCTGACGGCAGCCGACTGGCTGTTCCACCCGCTCAACACCGGGCGCGGGACGATCGCGGTGATCGGCATGGCGCGCGACGACGGGCGCGATCCGCTGCGTCCCGACAGCCTCGCGCTGCTGACCAGCGTCCTCGACCAGTCGGCGCTCGCGCTCGACCGCATCCAGCTTGAGGCCGAGATGGCCGATGTCGCCCAACTCCGCGAGCGCGACCGCCTTCGCGCGACGCTGCTCGCGAGCGTCAGCCACGACCTGCGGACCCCGCTGACGAGCATCGTCGCCGCCGCGAACGAACTTCGCGCGACCGCGGCGACGACGTCGAACACCCCGTTGTTCGACACGCTCGACGCCGAGACCCAGCGGCTTCGGCGCTTCGTCGCCAATCTGCTCGACATGGCGCGGATCGAGGCGGGGGCGCTCAACCTAAATATCCAGCCCACCGACCTGACCGATGCGGTTGCGGGCGCGGTCCACGACGTCCGCCGCGCGCTCGCCGACCATCCGATCGCCCTTGCCGTGCCGCCCGACCTGCCGCTGGTACGGATCGACCCGCAGCTGTTTCACCACTGCCTGATCAACCTGCTCGACAATGCCGGCAAATATGCCGACCCGGGGACCACCGTGACGATCGCCGCGACGCGCCGCTACGACGGCATCGAGCTAACCGTGACCGACGAGGGGCCGGGCTTGCCGCCGGGGAGCGAGGCGCGCATCTTCGACACGTTCCTGCGCGTCGAGGGGTCCGACCGGACCAAGGACGGCACCGGGCTCGGCCTCGCGATCGTAAAGGGCTTTGCCGAGGCGATGGGGCTGACCGTGGCCGCCGGCACGCGCAGCGATCCCCGTGGCGCACGCTTCGCGGTCCAGTTCCCCGAGGCGCTGCTCGTCCGTGCCCCCGCCGTCGCGACCGAGGCCGCAGAATGA
- the kdpC gene encoding potassium-transporting ATPase subunit KdpC produces the protein MNADFRSAIRPALVMLVLFTILTGLAYPALILGIGQLVFPSQANGSLVRDGDRVVGSELIGQNFAAPKYFHGRPSAAGKGYDGQASSGSNLGPTSKALVDRVRADVKAARADGLTGDVPGDLLTTSASGLDPHISPASARVQIARVAKARGMTEPQVQAIVEGAVEAPLAGILGEPRVNVLMLNRQLDASGAKPAG, from the coding sequence ATGAACGCTGATTTCCGTTCCGCAATCCGCCCTGCGCTGGTCATGCTGGTGCTGTTCACCATCCTGACCGGGCTGGCCTACCCCGCGCTCATCCTCGGCATCGGCCAGCTGGTGTTCCCGAGCCAAGCGAACGGAAGCCTCGTCCGCGACGGTGATCGGGTCGTCGGCTCCGAGCTGATCGGGCAGAATTTTGCCGCGCCGAAATACTTCCACGGACGCCCGTCGGCGGCGGGCAAGGGGTATGACGGGCAAGCGTCGTCGGGGTCGAACCTCGGCCCGACGTCGAAGGCGCTGGTCGATCGCGTCCGCGCTGACGTCAAGGCCGCGCGCGCCGACGGCCTGACCGGCGACGTCCCCGGCGACCTGCTGACGACCTCGGCGTCCGGGCTCGACCCGCACATCTCGCCGGCGTCGGCAAGGGTCCAGATCGCCCGCGTCGCCAAGGCGCGCGGGATGACCGAGCCGCAGGTGCAGGCGATCGTCGAGGGTGCTGTCGAGGCTCCGCTCGCGGGGATTCTCGGTGAACCGCGGGTCAACGTGCTGATGCTCAATCGACAGCTCGATGCGTCGGGCGCTAAACCCGCCGGGTGA
- the kdpB gene encoding potassium-transporting ATPase subunit KdpB, translating into MARAVAPSLFTPALIGPAVIDAFRKLNPAQLVRNPVMFTTGVVALLLTILLFAGGTGLAVGFQIQLVVWLWLTVLFGNFAEAIAEGRGKAQAASLRQTKGELTAKRVSGEQVAASALKVGDLVLVDTGDLIPADGEVVEGVASVNEAAITGESAPVIREAGGDRSAVTAGTRVISDKITVRVTAGPGEGFLDRMIALVEGASRQKTPNEIALTILLVGLTIIFLIAVGTIPLFATYAGGAVSVVLLAALLITLIPTTIAALLSAIGIAGMDRLVRFNVLAKSGRAVEAAGDIDVLLLDKTGTITVGDRQATEFRSVAGVQMGELAEAAYLSSLADETPEGRSIVVLAREKHGQSATMPVGAEVVPFSASTRLSGLKFGATFIEKGAVDSVLNKLPDSASASELRRITDEIARSGGTPLAVVRDGRILGAVHLKDIIKAGIRERFVELRRMGIRTVMITGDNPLTAASIAAEAGVDDFLAQATPEDKLALIRKEQTGGKLVAMCGDGTNDAPALAQADVGVTMNTGTQAAREAGNMVDLDSDPTKLIEIVGLGKQLLMTRGALTTFSIANDVAKYFAILPAIFVVLYPGLAVLNVMGLASPQSAILSAIIFNALIIPALVPLALKGVKYRPAGAGTLLARNLAVYGLGGIVAPFIGIKLIDIAVSGLGLV; encoded by the coding sequence ATGGCCCGCGCCGTCGCCCCCTCATTGTTCACGCCTGCCCTGATCGGCCCGGCGGTGATCGATGCCTTCCGCAAGCTCAACCCCGCGCAGCTCGTGCGCAATCCGGTGATGTTCACCACCGGCGTCGTCGCGCTGCTGCTGACGATCCTGCTGTTCGCCGGTGGCACCGGCCTCGCGGTCGGCTTCCAGATTCAGCTCGTCGTCTGGCTGTGGCTGACTGTCCTGTTTGGCAACTTCGCCGAAGCCATCGCCGAGGGGCGCGGCAAGGCGCAGGCCGCCTCGCTCCGCCAGACCAAGGGCGAATTGACCGCCAAGCGCGTCTCGGGCGAACAAGTCGCGGCATCGGCGCTTAAGGTCGGCGATCTTGTGCTCGTCGACACCGGCGACCTGATCCCCGCCGACGGCGAAGTCGTCGAGGGCGTCGCCTCGGTCAACGAAGCCGCGATCACCGGCGAAAGCGCCCCCGTCATCCGCGAGGCCGGCGGCGACCGCTCGGCGGTCACGGCGGGGACGCGCGTCATCTCCGACAAGATCACCGTCCGTGTCACCGCCGGTCCGGGCGAAGGCTTCCTCGACCGCATGATCGCGCTCGTCGAAGGCGCGTCACGGCAGAAAACGCCGAACGAGATCGCGCTGACGATCCTGCTCGTCGGGCTGACGATCATCTTCCTGATCGCGGTCGGGACGATCCCGCTGTTCGCGACCTATGCCGGGGGAGCGGTGTCGGTGGTGCTACTCGCAGCGCTGCTGATCACGCTGATCCCGACGACGATCGCGGCCTTGCTGTCGGCGATCGGCATCGCCGGGATGGACCGGCTCGTCCGCTTCAACGTGCTGGCGAAGTCGGGCCGCGCGGTCGAAGCGGCGGGCGATATCGACGTGCTGCTGCTCGACAAGACCGGGACGATTACCGTCGGCGACCGCCAGGCGACCGAGTTCCGCAGCGTCGCCGGCGTCCAGATGGGCGAACTCGCCGAGGCGGCGTATCTGTCGAGCCTCGCCGACGAAACTCCCGAGGGTCGCTCGATCGTCGTCCTCGCCCGCGAGAAGCACGGGCAGTCGGCGACGATGCCGGTCGGGGCTGAAGTCGTGCCGTTCTCGGCGTCGACCCGGCTGTCAGGGCTCAAGTTCGGCGCGACCTTCATCGAGAAGGGCGCAGTCGACTCGGTCCTCAACAAGCTCCCCGACAGCGCCTCGGCGAGCGAGCTGCGCCGGATCACCGACGAGATCGCGCGGTCGGGCGGCACCCCGCTCGCCGTCGTCCGCGACGGGCGCATCCTCGGCGCGGTCCATCTGAAGGACATCATCAAGGCGGGTATCCGCGAGCGCTTCGTCGAGCTGCGCCGGATGGGTATCCGCACGGTGATGATCACCGGCGATAACCCGCTGACTGCCGCGAGTATCGCCGCCGAGGCCGGGGTCGACGACTTTCTCGCGCAGGCGACGCCGGAGGACAAGCTCGCGCTGATCCGCAAGGAGCAGACCGGCGGCAAGCTCGTCGCGATGTGCGGCGACGGCACCAACGACGCTCCGGCGCTCGCACAGGCCGATGTCGGGGTGACGATGAACACCGGGACGCAGGCGGCGCGCGAGGCGGGCAACATGGTCGACCTCGACAGCGACCCAACCAAGCTGATCGAGATCGTCGGGCTCGGCAAGCAACTGCTGATGACGCGGGGAGCGCTGACGACCTTCTCGATCGCCAACGACGTCGCCAAGTATTTCGCGATCCTGCCGGCGATCTTCGTCGTGCTGTATCCGGGTCTCGCGGTGCTCAACGTCATGGGGCTGGCGTCGCCGCAGAGCGCGATCCTGTCGGCGATCATCTTCAACGCGCTGATCATCCCGGCGCTGGTGCCGCTGGCATTGAAGGGCGTGAAATACCGCCCGGCGGGGGCGGGGACGCTGCTCGCGCGCAATCTCGCGGTCTATGGGCTGGGCGGTATCGTCGCGCCGTTCATCGGCATCAAGCTGATCGACATCGCCGTTTCCGGCCTCGGTCTGGTCTAA